A genome region from Aestuariivirga litoralis includes the following:
- a CDS encoding amidase family protein codes for MSTGFDADVRARLALRETESDRLAHAVLHWDDQARGASSGPLAGLVMSIKANVDVEGWVTSAGSRVLRDEPVAALDAPLIASLRAAGAIFLAQTNMVEFAYGALGQNSNFGTPSTPVYPGEARLTGGSSSGAGVTVALGVVDAAVGTDTSGSVRIPAAWCGVAGFKPTQGRYSDKGIVPLALSLDTAGFLASSVVLCDRLDAAATGRMVEAALPSIKGLRFVVPRDFVEAHTEPAVLSAFNAALAALVAQGAVVEDKNMAYLADAGRLAREGGIVAAESFVWHQHLLAQRAALYDPRVGPRIAAGENIRAHDYIRAREKLALLAEAYARDIDGYAALLMPTIPIEPPLISAIAEDERYLALNLQAMKFTEFANRINVPSISLPLRSPGRAIGLMANGLRGDDVRLLQVARALEACLKS; via the coding sequence TTGAGCACTGGGTTCGACGCTGATGTGCGGGCGCGTTTGGCGCTGCGTGAGACCGAAAGTGATCGTCTTGCCCATGCGGTGTTGCATTGGGATGATCAGGCCCGTGGCGCATCGTCTGGCCCACTGGCCGGGCTGGTGATGAGCATCAAGGCGAATGTTGATGTGGAAGGCTGGGTCACCAGTGCGGGCTCGCGCGTTTTGCGGGATGAGCCTGTGGCTGCACTGGATGCACCGCTGATTGCCAGCTTGCGGGCAGCAGGTGCGATCTTCCTGGCGCAGACCAATATGGTGGAATTCGCCTATGGCGCGCTAGGGCAGAATAGCAATTTCGGCACGCCCTCCACGCCGGTCTATCCCGGTGAAGCGCGTCTGACGGGTGGTTCTTCTTCTGGCGCGGGGGTGACTGTCGCTCTGGGCGTGGTGGATGCGGCAGTGGGAACCGACACGAGCGGATCGGTGCGCATTCCGGCGGCCTGGTGCGGTGTGGCTGGATTCAAACCCACGCAGGGCCGCTATAGCGATAAGGGAATCGTGCCCTTAGCGCTGAGTCTGGATACGGCGGGTTTCCTCGCGTCGTCGGTTGTGCTTTGCGACCGGCTCGACGCCGCAGCAACGGGGCGCATGGTTGAGGCGGCTTTGCCGTCTATCAAGGGATTGCGCTTTGTTGTGCCGCGCGACTTTGTCGAGGCACATACTGAGCCTGCGGTTCTGTCTGCCTTCAACGCGGCACTGGCTGCGCTGGTGGCGCAGGGTGCGGTGGTTGAAGACAAGAACATGGCCTATCTCGCTGATGCCGGGCGGCTGGCGCGCGAGGGTGGTATTGTCGCGGCGGAATCCTTTGTCTGGCATCAACACCTGCTGGCGCAGCGTGCAGCGCTCTATGATCCCCGCGTGGGACCGCGGATCGCTGCCGGTGAAAATATCCGCGCGCATGATTATATCCGCGCGCGAGAAAAGCTGGCTTTGCTGGCTGAGGCTTATGCGCGCGACATCGACGGCTATGCCGCTTTGCTGATGCCGACGATTCCCATCGAGCCGCCGCTTATTTCTGCCATTGCGGAAGATGAGCGCTATCTGGCGCTCAATCTGCAAGCGATGAAATTCACTGAATTCGCCAACCGCATCAACGTGCCCAGCATCAGCCTGCCGCTGCGAAGTCCGGGCCGTGCGATCGGGCTGATGGCCAATGGTTTGCGTGGCGATGACGTTCGTCTGTTGCAAGTGGCGCGCGCTTTGGAAGCTTGTCTGAAGTCCTAG
- a CDS encoding ectoine synthase, whose translation MIVRTLEEIQGSERDVRGDVWRSRRMLLRSDGMGFSLHDTVITEGTEQTLEYKHHFEANYCIAGEGEVVVVATGKTYPIKPGTLYALDKNDRHILRATKGDLRLVCVFYPPLTGTEVHRPDGSYAPAEELDTKA comes from the coding sequence ATGATCGTCCGGACGCTTGAAGAAATCCAGGGTAGTGAACGCGATGTGAGGGGCGATGTCTGGCGCAGCCGGCGCATGTTGCTGCGCTCTGACGGAATGGGCTTTTCGCTGCATGACACGGTGATCACTGAAGGCACCGAGCAAACGCTCGAATACAAGCATCACTTCGAGGCCAATTACTGCATCGCCGGCGAGGGCGAAGTGGTGGTTGTGGCCACCGGCAAAACCTATCCGATCAAGCCCGGCACGCTTTATGCGCTGGACAAGAATGACCGCCACATATTGCGCGCGACGAAGGGTGATCTGCGCCTGGTCTGTGTGTTCTATCCGCCTTTGACCGGCACGGAAGTGCACCGGCCTGATGGGAGCTATGCCCCAGCGGAAGAATTGGACACCAAAGCTTGA
- a CDS encoding TadE/TadG family type IV pilus assembly protein: MNLVINCVLTVMRRFIRHDRGNMSLILGLCLAPLMVCAGVAVDYVRALNARTQLIAALDTATLYAAAYSANNASATDASLTTISKAYVTQNYENAGDAQITSFSVKNGTTSITSTASIKLTTYFMAVGGYTTMNLNASSTVLKSGINLEVALVLDNTNSMNSINAKTGNSAITDLKAAAQKFITTVMPATQGTYYTKIALVPYNNSVNMGTAVMAAAARGAVQSGTSNNGVGKAFQQFNTSSTYKASYSSSCDNYSNNSNNVCQETLPVTNCVTERTGATAYTDASMSVYPVGWNYAGSANGCTVTPVIPLSTSATILNTAITTMAASNSTAGQVGLAWGWYALSPNVGIWSGSSIPAGYDKLTTTDPATKVRKVMVIMTDGEYNSAYCKGVITGYDTTNGSSGNPYYWSVVGSGDPSQHIGCAPTNGDSYTQSAAMCGAAQDAGIEIYVITFQLNKSYQKRVDLVNNCATDSSHIIDADSTSLDAAFSSLANQILAMRISS; encoded by the coding sequence ATGAATCTGGTGATCAATTGCGTTTTGACGGTGATGCGCCGCTTTATCCGGCATGACCGTGGCAATATGAGCCTGATCCTGGGGCTTTGCCTGGCACCTCTGATGGTCTGTGCCGGTGTGGCAGTGGATTATGTGCGCGCGCTGAATGCCCGCACCCAGCTGATCGCAGCCCTCGACACCGCGACACTTTATGCAGCCGCTTATTCGGCTAACAATGCAAGCGCCACAGACGCCTCGCTGACCACCATTTCCAAAGCCTATGTCACGCAGAATTACGAGAATGCGGGCGATGCCCAAATCACATCCTTCAGCGTAAAGAACGGCACGACCAGCATCACCTCCACTGCGTCCATCAAGCTCACCACCTATTTCATGGCGGTGGGTGGCTATACCACGATGAATCTCAACGCTTCCAGCACAGTGCTGAAGTCCGGCATCAATCTGGAAGTGGCCTTGGTGCTCGATAACACCAATTCGATGAACAGCATCAATGCCAAAACCGGCAACTCGGCGATCACCGACCTCAAGGCGGCGGCGCAGAAATTCATCACCACGGTGATGCCCGCCACGCAGGGCACTTACTACACCAAGATCGCATTGGTGCCGTATAACAACAGCGTGAATATGGGTACGGCCGTGATGGCGGCTGCGGCGCGTGGTGCTGTGCAATCCGGCACCAGCAATAACGGCGTGGGCAAGGCTTTCCAGCAGTTCAACACCTCATCAACCTACAAAGCTAGCTATTCCAGTAGCTGCGATAACTATTCAAACAATTCCAATAACGTTTGCCAGGAAACGTTGCCCGTCACCAATTGCGTGACCGAGCGCACGGGGGCCACGGCCTATACCGATGCAAGTATGAGCGTCTATCCAGTGGGCTGGAATTATGCGGGCAGCGCCAACGGTTGCACGGTGACCCCCGTTATACCCTTGTCCACCAGTGCAACGATTTTGAATACCGCGATCACCACCATGGCCGCCAGCAATTCAACCGCAGGACAGGTAGGTTTGGCCTGGGGTTGGTATGCGCTATCACCCAATGTGGGCATCTGGTCAGGTTCCAGTATTCCCGCCGGATACGACAAGCTGACAACCACGGATCCCGCCACCAAAGTGCGCAAGGTCATGGTGATCATGACCGACGGTGAATATAATAGTGCCTACTGCAAGGGTGTGATCACCGGCTATGACACGACCAATGGCAGTTCGGGAAATCCCTATTACTGGTCGGTAGTCGGCAGTGGCGATCCGTCCCAGCATATCGGCTGCGCCCCGACAAACGGCGATTCCTACACACAATCGGCTGCTATGTGTGGCGCCGCGCAAGACGCCGGGATTGAAATCTATGTCATCACTTTCCAGCTCAACAAGTCCTATCAGAAGCGCGTGGACCTGGTGAACAACTGCGCCACCGATTCCAGCCATATTATCGATGCTGACTCGACCTCGCTGGATGCCGCCTTCTCGTCGCTGGCCAACCAGATCCTGGCGATGCGTATTTCCAGCTAG
- a CDS encoding glutathione S-transferase family protein, with protein MTVTISAFDRSPDGGKGLARDTRVRWALEEVGQAYEVRPVTFAALKEPAYLALQPFGQIPTYEEGGLVLFESGGIILHIAEQHEGLLPKAADARARAISWMFAAVNSVEPPILEFANARLLESDKPWSKERLPLVVERMRKPLRQVEVRLGDAQWLDGDFSAGDLMMVSVLQRLKPSGLLNEFSVLADYVARAEARPAYKRAYEAQLAFNTRK; from the coding sequence ATGACCGTCACTATTTCCGCCTTTGACCGATCGCCCGATGGTGGCAAGGGGCTGGCGCGTGATACTCGCGTGCGCTGGGCTCTGGAAGAAGTGGGCCAGGCCTATGAAGTGCGGCCCGTGACCTTCGCTGCGTTGAAAGAGCCGGCCTATCTGGCGCTGCAGCCTTTTGGGCAGATTCCCACCTATGAGGAAGGCGGCCTGGTGCTGTTCGAGTCGGGAGGGATCATCCTTCACATCGCTGAGCAGCATGAGGGCTTGCTGCCCAAGGCTGCAGATGCAAGGGCGCGGGCGATCAGCTGGATGTTCGCCGCCGTCAACAGTGTGGAACCACCGATCCTGGAATTCGCGAATGCCAGGCTTCTGGAAAGCGACAAGCCGTGGAGCAAGGAGCGCCTGCCGCTGGTCGTGGAGCGGATGCGCAAGCCCTTGCGGCAAGTGGAGGTCCGGCTGGGTGATGCGCAATGGCTTGATGGGGATTTCAGTGCTGGTGACCTGATGATGGTTTCGGTGCTGCAGCGTCTGAAGCCATCTGGCCTGCTGAATGAATTTTCTGTCTTGGCGGATTATGTGGCGCGCGCAGAAGCGCGGCCGGCCTACAAGCGGGCTTATGAAGCTCAATTGGCTTTCAACACTCGGAAATGA
- a CDS encoding TadE/TadG family type IV pilus assembly protein produces MSIILGLSIIPLIVCAGAAVDYERAINARTQLAAALDSATLYAASYSVSNPGSTSTKLTQISQPYITQNYENTGDSVVSNYVAVDNGATVTGSASVKLTTYFLSVVGQTTMSMDVSSTVQKSGINLEVALVLDNTNSMNSVNSKTGNTAITDLRAAAAKFVTTVMPASQGQFYTKIAVVPYNNGVNMGTAAQAVAARGTVQAGTSTNPGYANYQFSTSSSLSANFVFTNYSTKCDNYPSTAVCKRTFPVTNCVTERTGAQAYTDAAMSAAPVGRAYQTSSNGCTVVPIVPLSTDATALNLSINSMLASNSTGGQVGIGWGWYALSPNVGIWSGSSVPSGYDKLTTSDTSKRVRKVMILMTDGEYNSAYCNGVITGNDTANGSSGSPYYYSVTGSGSPIDHINCAPTNGGAYTQSNAMCSAIKASGVEVYVITFQLDKTYPARVALVNNCATDASHVVDADSTSLDAAFKSLANQILGMRIAQ; encoded by the coding sequence ATGTCCATTATTCTCGGACTTTCGATCATCCCGCTCATCGTATGTGCTGGTGCGGCCGTGGATTATGAGCGTGCCATCAATGCCCGCACGCAACTCGCGGCCGCGCTGGATTCGGCCACGCTTTATGCCGCGTCCTATTCGGTCAGCAATCCCGGCTCGACGAGCACCAAGCTGACGCAAATTTCTCAGCCTTACATCACGCAGAATTACGAAAACACCGGCGATTCGGTGGTCAGCAATTATGTGGCTGTCGATAACGGCGCGACAGTGACGGGCTCGGCCTCGGTAAAACTTACGACTTACTTCTTGTCGGTTGTTGGCCAGACGACGATGAGCATGGATGTTTCATCAACAGTGCAAAAATCCGGGATCAACCTCGAAGTTGCGTTGGTGCTCGATAACACGAACTCGATGAACAGCGTCAATTCAAAGACAGGCAATACAGCCATCACTGACCTGAGAGCTGCAGCAGCGAAATTTGTCACCACAGTCATGCCGGCGAGCCAAGGGCAATTTTACACCAAGATTGCAGTTGTGCCCTATAATAATGGGGTGAATATGGGCACCGCTGCCCAAGCCGTGGCTGCCCGCGGTACCGTGCAGGCGGGCACCAGCACCAATCCGGGATACGCAAATTATCAATTCAGCACCAGCTCGTCGTTGAGCGCCAATTTTGTGTTCACAAACTATTCGACCAAGTGCGACAACTACCCATCCACCGCCGTCTGCAAGCGCACATTTCCGGTGACCAATTGCGTGACGGAGCGCACCGGCGCGCAAGCTTACACTGATGCGGCAATGAGCGCGGCACCGGTGGGCCGTGCCTATCAAACGAGCAGCAATGGCTGCACAGTGGTGCCGATAGTGCCATTGTCAACCGACGCCACTGCGTTGAACCTTTCGATCAATAGTATGTTGGCCTCGAATTCTACCGGAGGGCAGGTCGGTATTGGCTGGGGTTGGTATGCGCTCTCGCCGAATGTCGGTATCTGGAGCGGTTCCAGCGTGCCGTCAGGCTATGACAAGCTTACCACGTCGGATACATCCAAGCGGGTGCGCAAGGTCATGATCCTGATGACCGATGGCGAATATAACAGTGCCTATTGCAATGGAGTGATCACCGGCAATGACACGGCCAATGGGTCATCGGGCAGCCCCTATTATTACTCCGTGACAGGCAGCGGCAGCCCTATTGATCATATCAATTGTGCGCCGACCAATGGCGGCGCCTACACCCAGTCCAACGCGATGTGCTCGGCCATCAAAGCATCGGGCGTAGAGGTCTATGTGATTACCTTCCAGCTCGACAAGACCTATCCCGCGCGCGTGGCCTTGGTGAACAACTGCGCCACTGACGCGTCGCACGTGGTTGACGCTGATTCCACATCTCTGGATGCAGCCTTCAAAAGTCTGGCCAATCAGATTCTGGGCATGCGCATCGCACAATGA
- a CDS encoding 4Fe-4S dicluster domain-containing protein — translation MSEQQRDAMEYDVVIVGAGPAGLAAAIRVKQLSPDTTVCVLEKGSEVGAHILSGAVVDPIALNELIPDWKEKDAPLKTQVKEDRFYILGKAGALRIPNFLMPPLMNNHGNYAVSLGNVCRWLATQAEGLGVEIYPGFAASEVLYREDGSVAGVVAGVMGIAKDGTHKPDYQPGMELRGKYVFIAEGVRGSLAKQIINKFDLSKDSEPQKFGLGMKELWEVKPENHKQGQVTHTMGWPLGTKTGGGSFMYHLEDNLVSVGFVVHLNYQNPHLYPFAEFQRFKHHPIIAQVLEGGRRVAYGARAITEGGLQSVPKLTFPGGVLIGCSAGFVNVPRIKGSHNAMKTGMMAAEAAVAALQAGREADELVAYQGAYENSWVYQDLKKVKNVKPMWSKLGLVFGMGLGGLDMWLQTIFGFGLGTWKHGKGDYATLKPAADMPKIDYPKPDGVLSFDRLTDLAFSATAHEEDEPAHLKLIDKSVPIAVNLPIWDEPAQRYCPAGVYEVIAEEGKEPRFQINHQNCVHCKTCDIKDPSQNIVWTVPQGGEGPNYPNM, via the coding sequence GTGAGTGAACAGCAGCGCGATGCGATGGAATATGATGTGGTGATCGTGGGTGCTGGGCCTGCTGGCCTGGCCGCCGCCATCCGCGTCAAGCAGCTCTCGCCGGACACAACAGTTTGCGTCCTGGAAAAGGGTTCAGAAGTTGGCGCGCACATTCTGTCAGGTGCTGTGGTTGATCCGATTGCGCTCAATGAGCTGATCCCCGACTGGAAGGAAAAGGACGCACCGCTCAAGACGCAAGTGAAGGAAGACCGGTTCTATATTCTGGGCAAGGCTGGCGCGCTGCGCATCCCGAATTTCCTGATGCCGCCTTTGATGAACAATCATGGCAATTATGCCGTGTCGCTGGGCAATGTGTGCCGCTGGCTGGCCACACAGGCCGAGGGGCTTGGCGTGGAAATCTATCCGGGCTTTGCGGCTTCGGAAGTTCTGTACCGTGAGGACGGATCGGTGGCCGGCGTTGTCGCTGGCGTGATGGGCATTGCCAAGGACGGCACCCACAAGCCGGATTACCAGCCGGGCATGGAACTGCGCGGCAAGTATGTGTTCATTGCTGAGGGCGTGCGCGGCAGCCTGGCCAAGCAGATCATCAACAAGTTTGATCTGTCGAAGGACAGCGAGCCGCAGAAATTTGGCCTGGGCATGAAGGAGCTTTGGGAAGTAAAGCCGGAGAACCACAAGCAAGGCCAGGTGACCCACACGATGGGCTGGCCGCTGGGCACCAAGACCGGTGGCGGCAGCTTCATGTATCACCTCGAAGACAATCTGGTTTCGGTGGGCTTCGTCGTGCATCTGAATTACCAGAATCCGCATCTTTATCCCTTCGCGGAATTTCAGCGCTTCAAGCATCACCCGATCATTGCGCAAGTGCTGGAAGGTGGGCGGCGCGTGGCTTATGGCGCGCGTGCGATTACTGAAGGCGGATTGCAATCGGTGCCGAAGCTCACTTTCCCCGGCGGGGTGTTGATCGGCTGCTCGGCAGGTTTTGTGAATGTGCCGCGCATCAAGGGCAGCCACAACGCGATGAAGACCGGCATGATGGCGGCGGAAGCTGCGGTGGCGGCATTGCAAGCGGGCCGCGAGGCGGATGAGCTGGTGGCCTATCAGGGCGCTTACGAGAATTCATGGGTCTATCAGGACCTGAAGAAGGTCAAGAATGTAAAGCCCATGTGGTCGAAACTGGGCCTGGTGTTCGGCATGGGCCTTGGTGGCCTTGATATGTGGCTGCAGACCATTTTTGGTTTTGGCCTGGGCACCTGGAAACATGGCAAGGGCGACTATGCCACGCTGAAGCCTGCGGCTGACATGCCGAAGATTGATTATCCGAAGCCCGATGGCGTGCTGTCGTTTGACCGACTGACGGATCTGGCTTTCTCGGCCACGGCGCATGAGGAAGACGAACCCGCGCATTTGAAGCTGATCGACAAATCGGTGCCGATCGCCGTCAATCTGCCGATCTGGGATGAGCCCGCGCAGCGCTATTGCCCGGCAGGCGTTTACGAAGTGATCGCGGAGGAGGGCAAGGAGCCGCGCTTCCAGATCAACCACCAGAACTGCGTTCATTGCAAAACCTGTGACATCAAGGACCCGTCGCAGAACATTGTCTGGACCGTGCCACAGGGTGGCGAAGGGCCGAACTACCCGAATATGTAA
- a CDS encoding uracil-DNA glycosylase: protein METRPDDAWRNAGFASAADALGWLIASGADEIVLDAAVDRFADSAKAEKPRLAPVVLQPPPQRPIAAPSAITAATSPEACATLADIAQALNFFETHPLRKNAMNLSFFEGPERAEILIVSDRPRSEEDKSGLVFAGKARILLANMLTAIGLKLDDVALLNLVPWRPAGNAAPKDPEITAVLPFVRRAVDLIQPRLILGFSALPGQYLAAGDPSIQRQRGKWLNAGGPAFLSTLHPDELLKHPLQKKHAWRDLLTFREKLNG, encoded by the coding sequence ATGGAAACCAGACCAGACGACGCATGGAGGAATGCAGGCTTTGCCAGCGCTGCCGATGCGCTCGGCTGGCTCATCGCTTCCGGTGCTGATGAGATCGTGCTTGATGCGGCAGTCGACCGCTTTGCCGACAGCGCCAAGGCCGAAAAACCGCGCCTCGCACCAGTGGTTCTGCAACCGCCACCGCAACGCCCCATTGCTGCCCCTTCGGCCATCACTGCAGCCACCTCGCCCGAAGCCTGCGCCACTCTGGCTGACATCGCGCAGGCCCTGAATTTCTTCGAGACGCATCCCCTGCGCAAAAACGCCATGAACCTGTCCTTCTTCGAAGGGCCGGAACGTGCGGAAATCCTGATCGTCTCCGACCGCCCGCGCAGCGAGGAAGACAAATCCGGTTTGGTTTTCGCCGGCAAGGCGCGCATCCTGCTCGCCAACATGCTGACAGCCATCGGCCTCAAACTGGATGACGTGGCGCTGCTCAATCTCGTGCCCTGGCGCCCGGCAGGAAACGCCGCGCCGAAAGACCCGGAAATCACCGCCGTGCTGCCTTTCGTGCGCCGTGCTGTGGACCTGATCCAGCCGCGCCTGATCCTTGGCTTCTCGGCCCTGCCCGGCCAATATCTGGCGGCGGGCGATCCCTCCATCCAGCGCCAGCGCGGCAAGTGGCTGAATGCCGGCGGCCCGGCTTTCCTCTCAACGCTGCATCCGGATGAATTGCTCAAGCACCCGCTGCAGAAAAAACACGCCTGGCGCGACCTGCTCACCTTCCGGGAAAAGCTGAATGGCTGA
- the moaB gene encoding molybdenum cofactor biosynthesis protein B, with the protein MADRAFMPIGIAVMTISDTRTLADDKSGQTLADRITTAGHRLSGRCIVTDDIEKIRAAAEAFIADAAVDVIITTGGTGLTGRDVTIEALRPLFEKEIEGFGVVFHMISFAKIKTSTMQSRATAGVVKGKYIFCLPGSPGACKDGWDEILVHQLDYRHGPCNFVEIMPRLEEGLRRK; encoded by the coding sequence ATGGCTGACCGCGCTTTTATGCCCATCGGCATCGCCGTGATGACCATCTCCGACACGCGCACCTTGGCCGATGACAAGTCAGGGCAGACCTTGGCCGACCGCATCACCACCGCAGGCCACCGCCTCTCAGGCCGCTGTATCGTGACGGATGACATCGAGAAAATCCGCGCCGCCGCAGAAGCCTTCATTGCCGATGCCGCCGTCGATGTAATCATCACCACCGGCGGCACCGGCCTCACCGGCCGCGATGTCACCATCGAAGCCCTGCGCCCTCTGTTTGAAAAAGAAATCGAAGGCTTTGGCGTGGTCTTCCACATGATCTCGTTTGCTAAGATCAAAACCTCCACCATGCAAAGCCGCGCTACCGCTGGCGTGGTCAAAGGCAAATACATTTTCTGCCTCCCCGGCTCGCCCGGCGCCTGCAAGGACGGCTGGGATGAAATCCTCGTCCACCAGCTCGACTACCGCCACGGCCCCTGCAACTTCGTCGAGATCATGCCGCGCCTCGAAGAGGGTTTGCGGCGGAAATAG
- a CDS encoding DMT family transporter: MTPRNIMLALLAPLCWGVTFTLAKPMVEHFPPLFMMLMVYSGIAVVMAFTHRGKFLTPWPKLLLIAALSVTVQGALLFYGMRGVPASTANLVLQTQVPAGVIMGWLIAGEKLDVTRAIGTLIAVAGVVIVIGLPAERPPLVPVVLIIISGFVWAAGQVCARMLSQDSGVKTLKANAWFGTPQLLLATLLLERGQIDSLVTATPYQWFLLVFCGVFGFYVAYMVWFTLLKSVRVDQAVPFILLMTPIGLVSAVLFLGETITNIQLLGGAVLMVGLAIVSGVGKSLLPARWNTA, from the coding sequence ATGACTCCACGCAACATCATGCTTGCCCTTCTCGCACCGCTTTGCTGGGGCGTGACCTTCACTCTGGCCAAGCCGATGGTGGAACATTTCCCCCCGCTATTCATGATGCTGATGGTTTACAGCGGCATTGCCGTGGTGATGGCGTTCACGCATCGCGGCAAGTTTCTCACGCCATGGCCGAAGCTGTTACTGATCGCGGCGCTGTCGGTGACGGTTCAGGGCGCGCTGTTGTTCTACGGGATGCGCGGTGTGCCCGCGAGCACTGCCAATCTGGTTTTGCAAACGCAAGTGCCCGCCGGCGTGATCATGGGCTGGCTGATTGCCGGCGAGAAGCTTGATGTGACGCGCGCCATCGGCACGCTGATTGCGGTGGCCGGGGTGGTGATCGTGATCGGCCTGCCGGCAGAGCGCCCGCCACTGGTGCCGGTGGTGCTCATTATCATCAGCGGATTTGTATGGGCGGCGGGTCAGGTGTGCGCGCGGATGCTCTCGCAGGATTCCGGCGTGAAGACGTTGAAGGCCAATGCCTGGTTCGGCACGCCGCAATTGCTGCTGGCCACGCTGCTGCTGGAGCGTGGGCAGATTGACTCGCTGGTCACGGCCACGCCGTATCAATGGTTCCTGCTGGTGTTCTGCGGCGTGTTCGGATTCTATGTGGCCTACATGGTGTGGTTCACTTTGCTGAAAAGCGTGCGGGTGGACCAGGCGGTGCCATTCATCCTATTGATGACGCCGATCGGCCTGGTATCGGCTGTGCTGTTCTTGGGTGAGACGATCACCAATATCCAGCTTCTGGGTGGTGCCGTGCTGATGGTGGGGTTGGCGATTGTGAGTGGGGTTGGCAAGTCGCTGCTGCCTGCGCGTTGGAATACGGCCTGA
- a CDS encoding PA0069 family radical SAM protein, translated as MATILEMRPGSGTGIGTGGAKLTSLPQLERGRGARSNPAPRYDQNTAEFVDDGWQSLAEVPRLKTEIFTEQPKTIISRNTSPDISFDRSINPYRGCEHGCVYCYARPSHAYMGLSPGLDFESKLFIKPNAAALLREELTATNYKPAVIALGANTDPYQPIERDYRITRQVIEVLREFNHPFGIVTKSANVLRDLDLLQPMAEKGLVKVAISVTTLDPALARSMEPRASTPMKRMAALELLSKAGIPTVVMIGPVIPGLNDSEIENILKAARNAGVKEAGYTMLRLPLEVKEVFKDWLEKDYPDRAAKVMSLVRSVRGGKENDPNFGTRMGGQGPYAWAIGRRFQLASERLGLNTARVKLRTDLFTKPPQKGEQMSLI; from the coding sequence ATGGCTACCATCTTGGAAATGCGCCCGGGCTCGGGCACCGGAATTGGCACAGGCGGCGCAAAGCTCACCTCCCTGCCGCAGCTGGAACGTGGGCGTGGCGCGCGCAGCAATCCCGCCCCGCGCTATGACCAGAACACAGCGGAATTCGTTGATGATGGCTGGCAGTCGTTGGCTGAAGTGCCACGGCTGAAGACCGAGATTTTCACCGAACAGCCCAAGACCATCATTTCGCGCAACACCTCGCCTGATATTTCCTTTGATCGCTCCATCAACCCCTACCGCGGGTGTGAGCATGGCTGCGTTTATTGCTACGCGCGGCCCAGCCACGCCTATATGGGCCTGTCTCCCGGTCTCGATTTCGAGAGCAAGCTTTTCATCAAGCCGAACGCGGCGGCTCTTCTCCGGGAGGAATTAACCGCGACCAATTACAAGCCCGCCGTGATTGCGCTGGGCGCCAACACCGATCCCTATCAGCCCATCGAGCGTGATTACCGCATCACCCGGCAGGTGATCGAGGTGCTGCGCGAATTCAACCATCCCTTCGGCATCGTCACCAAATCGGCCAATGTATTGCGTGATCTCGATTTGCTTCAGCCCATGGCTGAGAAGGGTCTTGTTAAAGTGGCGATCTCAGTGACCACGCTGGATCCCGCCCTGGCGCGCTCGATGGAGCCGCGTGCCTCCACCCCTATGAAGCGCATGGCGGCACTGGAGCTACTCTCCAAGGCTGGCATCCCCACCGTGGTGATGATCGGCCCAGTGATTCCTGGTCTCAATGACAGTGAGATTGAAAACATCCTCAAGGCCGCGCGCAATGCCGGCGTAAAGGAAGCGGGCTACACCATGCTGCGCCTGCCGCTGGAAGTGAAGGAAGTGTTCAAGGACTGGCTTGAGAAGGATTATCCCGACCGTGCCGCCAAGGTGATGAGCCTGGTGCGCTCAGTGCGCGGCGGCAAGGAAAACGACCCCAATTTCGGCACCCGCATGGGCGGCCAGGGCCCCTATGCCTGGGCCATCGGCCGCCGGTTCCAGCTGGCCAGCGAACGCCTGGGCCTCAACACCGCCCGCGTAAAACTGCGGACCGACCTGTTCACCAAACCACCCCAAAAGGGCGAGCAGATGTCATTGATCTGA